One window from the genome of Flavobacterium agricola encodes:
- a CDS encoding PLP-dependent cysteine synthase family protein, with the protein MKKEIKAFDNILALIGNTPLVKLSKITKDFKGSFYGKVEAFNPGHSSKDRIALHIIEQAEQKGILKPGDTIVETTSGNTGFALAMVSVIKGYECILAVTSKSSKDKIEMLRAMGAKVYVCPANVAADDPRSYYSVAKRLHQEIKGSVYINQYFNELNADAHYQSTGPEIWEQTAGQITHLVACSGTGGTISGTAKYLKEQNPNIRVIGVDAYGSVLKKYHETREFDTDEIYPYRIEGMGKNLIPTATNFDLIDKFVKVTDEDAAHSARNLAHTEGLFLGYTSGAAIQAIKQLEQEGEFDENSIVVVIFPDHGSRYMAKIYNEDWMSEQGFFDAVHTDESLKIEYIK; encoded by the coding sequence ATGAAAAAAGAAATAAAGGCTTTTGATAATATTCTAGCTCTAATTGGTAATACGCCATTAGTTAAGTTAAGTAAAATTACAAAAGATTTTAAAGGAAGTTTTTACGGAAAAGTTGAGGCATTTAATCCCGGACATTCGTCTAAAGATAGAATTGCACTTCATATTATTGAACAAGCAGAACAAAAAGGGATTTTAAAACCTGGAGATACCATTGTAGAAACTACATCAGGAAATACCGGTTTTGCATTAGCCATGGTGAGCGTTATTAAAGGATATGAATGTATTTTAGCTGTAACTTCCAAATCATCTAAAGATAAAATAGAAATGTTACGTGCTATGGGGGCAAAGGTTTACGTTTGTCCAGCTAATGTAGCAGCAGACGATCCGAGATCGTATTACAGCGTAGCCAAACGTTTACACCAAGAAATTAAAGGATCGGTTTACATCAACCAATATTTTAATGAGTTAAATGCTGATGCGCATTACCAATCTACCGGACCAGAAATTTGGGAACAAACAGCCGGACAAATTACACATTTAGTTGCTTGTTCGGGAACCGGAGGAACTATTTCTGGAACTGCAAAATATTTAAAAGAACAAAATCCGAATATTCGCGTAATTGGCGTTGATGCATACGGATCGGTACTTAAAAAATACCACGAAACTCGAGAATTTGATACCGACGAAATTTATCCGTATCGCATTGAAGGCATGGGGAAAAACTTAATTCCTACGGCAACTAATTTTGATTTGATTGATAAATTTGTAAAAGTTACTGATGAAGATGCTGCGCACAGCGCCAGAAATTTAGCACATACCGAAGGTTTGTTTTTAGGTTATACATCAGGAGCTGCAATTCAGGCAATTAAACAATTAGAACAAGAAGGTGAATTTGATGAAAACAGCATTGTTGTTGTTATTTTTCCAGATCACGGTTCGCGTTATATGGCCAAAATTTATAACGAAGATTGGATGAGTGAACAAGGTTTTTTTGATGCTGTTCATACCGACGAATCTTTAAAAATTGAATATATAAAATAA
- a CDS encoding aspartate carbamoyltransferase catalytic subunit, producing MKELSVNHLLGIKYINKSDIELIFETADQFKEVINRPIKKVPSLRDFTIANIFFENSTRTKLSFELAQKRLSADVMSFSAAQSSVKKGETLIDTVNNILAMKVDMVVMRHSNPGAAYFLSKNVNASIVNAGDGAHEHPTQALLDSFTIREKLGEVAGKKVVIVGDVLHSRVALSNIYSLQMQGAEVMVCGPKTLIPRYITELDVKYEPNLRKALEWCDVANMLRVQNERLDVNYFPSTREYAQQYGVDKNLLDSLNKEIVIMHPGPINRGVEITSDVADSKQAVILDQVENGVAVRMAVIYLLASKIK from the coding sequence ATGAAAGAGTTAAGTGTAAATCATTTACTTGGCATAAAATACATTAACAAAAGCGATATCGAACTGATTTTTGAAACTGCCGATCAGTTTAAAGAAGTTATTAATCGACCAATTAAAAAAGTACCTTCGTTACGCGATTTTACGATTGCTAATATTTTTTTCGAAAATTCAACACGTACTAAGTTATCTTTTGAGTTGGCTCAAAAACGTTTATCTGCTGATGTAATGAGCTTTTCAGCTGCGCAATCCTCAGTTAAAAAAGGCGAAACGTTAATTGATACGGTAAATAATATTTTAGCAATGAAGGTTGATATGGTGGTTATGCGCCATAGCAATCCCGGAGCAGCCTATTTTTTATCCAAAAATGTAAATGCAAGTATTGTAAATGCTGGCGATGGGGCACATGAGCATCCAACGCAAGCTTTGTTAGATAGTTTTACTATTCGCGAAAAGTTAGGCGAAGTTGCAGGGAAAAAGGTTGTTATTGTGGGCGATGTTTTACATTCTCGCGTAGCGCTTTCTAATATTTATTCTTTACAAATGCAAGGTGCAGAAGTTATGGTTTGTGGACCTAAGACACTAATTCCTCGTTATATTACAGAATTAGACGTAAAATACGAACCTAATTTACGTAAAGCTTTAGAATGGTGTGATGTTGCTAATATGTTGCGTGTTCAAAATGAACGTTTAGATGTAAATTATTTTCCGTCAACACGTGAATATGCACAACAATATGGTGTAGATAAGAATTTGTTAGATTCTTTAAATAAAGAAATTGTAATTATGCACCCAGGCCCAATAAATAGGGGGGTAGAAATAACTTCTGACGTAGCCGATTCTAAACAAGCCGTTATTTTAGATCAGGTAGAAAATGGCGTTGCAGTTCGTATGGCAGTAATTTATTTACTTGCTTCAAAAATTAAATAA
- a CDS encoding DUF2007 domain-containing protein — MDHVQVYSGSEVSALAVKNALENNKIEFIERDDINSGIVSGFGTLGKATNIFVLANDAEKAKEIISSLNL; from the coding sequence ATGGACCACGTACAAGTTTATTCAGGTAGTGAAGTAAGTGCTTTAGCTGTAAAAAATGCTTTAGAAAATAATAAAATTGAATTTATAGAACGCGACGATATTAATTCGGGTATTGTAAGCGGATTTGGAACATTAGGCAAAGCAACCAATATTTTTGTTTTAGCTAACGATGCAGAAAAAGCAAAAGAGATCATTTCATCTTTAAACCTATAA
- a CDS encoding class I SAM-dependent methyltransferase codes for MYHKKSPIYPIELFETLFQVAALKKDAKILEIGTSNSLATLPFLLQGYHVHSVELETTIPNICQTKKINFNLVALNEAAFKKNSFDFIFLTKSLFYPIDDSVLIKVFELLKPGAKMAITFVQPVVDKSATHLQKLENLFFKKLYNFTDQDIQSFFNPTEIKLDSELYTTLFSDFFERESFYTVEKLEFFLRSFPEFQHQDLPTQELLLNELKQMFTENYLDKILRKKYRFNLLIVEKKKVS; via the coding sequence ATGTATCACAAAAAAAGCCCAATATATCCTATTGAACTTTTTGAAACTTTGTTTCAAGTTGCTGCACTTAAAAAAGATGCTAAAATATTAGAAATTGGCACTTCAAACAGTTTAGCAACCTTGCCTTTTTTGCTGCAAGGTTATCACGTACATTCTGTAGAATTAGAAACTACCATTCCTAATATTTGCCAAACCAAAAAAATAAACTTCAATTTGGTAGCCTTAAACGAAGCTGCATTTAAAAAAAACAGTTTTGATTTTATTTTTTTAACCAAATCTTTATTTTACCCAATAGATGATTCGGTTTTAATTAAAGTTTTTGAGCTTTTAAAACCCGGAGCAAAAATGGCAATTACCTTTGTTCAGCCCGTGGTTGATAAATCAGCTACGCATTTACAAAAGTTAGAAAATTTATTTTTTAAAAAACTTTATAACTTTACAGATCAAGATATTCAATCGTTTTTTAATCCTACAGAAATTAAGCTTGATTCTGAATTATATACCACACTCTTTTCAGATTTTTTTGAACGTGAATCGTTTTATACTGTTGAAAAATTAGAGTTTTTTTTACGAAGCTTTCCTGAGTTTCAGCATCAAGATTTACCAACACAAGAATTACTTTTAAACGAATTAAAACAAATGTTTACCGAAAATTATTTGGATAAAATATTGCGCAAAAAATATCGATTCAATTTACTGATAGTAGAAAAAAAGAAAGTTAGCTAA
- a CDS encoding ribonuclease Z, with amino-acid sequence MKVQPNENEYIISPEAESISQFLQQLEAAYSDFLSKNIIVDLTTAQPTLKEVELFQSIHDQHIANHKSFVIVVDGFDFNEATEGLNLVPTLQEAYDVIEIDEIQRDLGF; translated from the coding sequence ATGAAAGTACAACCTAACGAAAACGAATATATAATTAGTCCAGAAGCCGAATCTATTTCGCAGTTTTTACAGCAATTAGAAGCAGCTTATAGCGATTTTTTATCTAAAAATATAATTGTTGATTTAACAACAGCACAACCAACGTTGAAAGAAGTTGAATTGTTTCAGTCCATTCACGATCAGCATATCGCCAATCACAAATCTTTTGTTATTGTGGTTGATGGATTTGATTTTAACGAAGCAACCGAAGGTTTAAACCTGGTGCCAACCTTGCAAGAAGCGTACGATGTTATTGAGATTGACGAAATACAACGAGATTTAGGGTTTTAA
- a CDS encoding glycosyltransferase — protein sequence MFFSIIIPIYNRPDEIDELLQTLTQQTYNQPFEIVVVEDGSSITCEHIIAKYQDKLNVSYFFKPNSGPGDSRNFGMQKAQGDYFIIFDSDCLIPEQYLAEVDAYLSQNFVHCFGGPDAAHNSFSDIQKAINHTMTSFLTTGGVRGGSEKIDKFQPRSFNMGISRQAFVATQGFGKVHPGEDPDLSIRLWNLGYDTALISNAYVYHKRRIDFKKFYKQVNKFGKARPILNFWYPKYKKLTYWFPVCYVFQFLLSLILTLLGVKLFLYINIFYLFLIAFQATISYKSLKIGFLTVLTTLIQFTGYALGFIKAYFKIFILKIEPKKALPDMFFK from the coding sequence ATGTTTTTTTCTATTATTATTCCAATATATAACAGGCCCGACGAAATTGACGAGCTTTTACAAACATTAACTCAACAAACGTACAATCAACCTTTTGAAATTGTTGTTGTTGAAGATGGATCTAGCATAACTTGTGAGCATATTATTGCCAAATATCAAGATAAATTAAACGTTTCGTATTTTTTTAAACCCAATTCTGGTCCTGGAGATTCTAGGAACTTTGGTATGCAAAAAGCCCAAGGAGATTATTTTATAATTTTTGATTCTGATTGTTTAATTCCTGAGCAATATTTAGCTGAAGTTGATGCTTATTTATCTCAAAATTTTGTGCATTGTTTTGGCGGTCCTGATGCGGCTCATAATAGCTTTTCAGACATTCAAAAAGCAATTAACCATACCATGACATCGTTTTTAACTACCGGTGGCGTTCGTGGCGGTTCTGAAAAAATAGATAAGTTTCAACCTCGTAGCTTTAATATGGGTATTTCTAGACAAGCTTTTGTTGCAACACAAGGTTTTGGTAAAGTACATCCTGGTGAAGATCCGGATTTATCAATCAGATTATGGAATTTAGGCTACGATACGGCATTAATAAGCAATGCTTATGTTTATCACAAACGTCGCATCGATTTTAAAAAGTTTTACAAACAAGTTAATAAATTCGGTAAAGCGCGTCCAATTCTTAATTTTTGGTATCCTAAGTACAAAAAGTTAACGTATTGGTTTCCTGTTTGTTATGTTTTTCAGTTTTTGTTGTCGCTTATTTTAACACTTTTAGGTGTTAAATTATTTTTATATATCAATATATTCTATTTATTTTTAATCGCTTTTCAAGCAACAATTTCTTACAAAAGCTTAAAGATAGGTTTTTTAACTGTTTTAACAACATTAATACAATTTACTGGCTATGCCTTAGGTTTTATAAAAGCTTACTTTAAAATCTTTATTTTAAAAATAGAACCTAAAAAAGCTTTACCAGATATGTTTTTTAAATAA
- a CDS encoding ABC-F family ATP-binding cassette domain-containing protein: MLTVSNLSVQFGKRILFDEVNATFTQGNCYGIIGANGAGKSTFLKIIAGDIDPTSGHVILEPGKRMSVLNQNHNMFDEHTVLETVLMGNKTLFAIKKEMDDLYADYSDENADRIGELQIQFDEMNGWNADSDAASLLSNLGIPEDSHYMLMADVEGKMKVRVLLAQALFGNPDVLIMDEPTNDLDFETIGWLENFLAHYENTVLVVSHDRHFLDAVCTHISDIDFGKINHYSGNYTFWYESSQLAAKQRAQQNKKAEDKKAELEEFIRRFSANVAKSKQATSRKKMIEKLNVNDIKPSSRRYPAIIFDQEREAGDQILNVVDLAASVDGEVLFKHVDLNMNKGDKIVVFSKDSRATTAFYEILNGKMQADAGTFDWGITTTQSYLPTDNHAFFTEDLTLVDWLRQWAKTEEERDEVYVRGFLGKMIFSGEEALKKGSVLSGGEKVRCMISRMMMLRANVLMLDEPTSHLDLESITAFNNSLKNFKGSVLLTTHDHEFAQTVGNRIVELTPKGVIDRYMTFDDYLDDPKIKELRQQMYS, translated from the coding sequence ATGCTTACAGTGTCAAATTTGTCAGTACAATTCGGTAAACGAATTTTATTTGATGAAGTAAACGCAACATTCACACAAGGAAACTGTTATGGTATTATTGGTGCAAATGGTGCAGGAAAATCTACTTTTTTAAAAATAATCGCAGGAGATATTGATCCAACTTCTGGACATGTTATTTTAGAGCCAGGAAAACGTATGTCGGTTTTAAACCAAAACCACAATATGTTTGACGAACATACGGTTCTAGAAACTGTTTTAATGGGAAATAAAACATTATTTGCTATTAAAAAAGAAATGGACGATTTGTATGCCGATTATTCTGATGAAAATGCAGACCGAATTGGAGAATTACAAATTCAGTTTGATGAAATGAACGGTTGGAATGCAGATTCTGATGCCGCATCTTTATTATCAAACTTAGGTATCCCAGAAGATTCACATTACATGTTAATGGCCGATGTTGAAGGGAAAATGAAAGTTCGTGTATTATTAGCACAAGCGTTATTTGGTAATCCAGACGTTTTAATTATGGACGAACCTACCAACGATTTGGACTTTGAAACCATTGGTTGGTTAGAAAATTTTTTAGCACATTACGAAAATACGGTTTTAGTAGTATCTCACGACCGTCACTTTTTAGATGCGGTTTGTACACATATTTCTGATATTGATTTCGGAAAAATTAATCACTATTCAGGAAACTATACTTTCTGGTATGAATCTTCTCAGTTAGCAGCAAAACAACGTGCACAGCAAAACAAAAAAGCAGAAGATAAAAAGGCTGAGTTGGAAGAATTTATTCGTCGTTTCTCTGCCAACGTAGCAAAATCTAAACAAGCAACTTCTCGTAAAAAAATGATCGAAAAGTTAAATGTTAACGATATTAAACCATCTTCTAGAAGATATCCAGCTATTATTTTTGATCAAGAGCGTGAAGCGGGAGATCAAATTTTAAACGTGGTTGATTTAGCTGCATCGGTAGATGGTGAAGTGCTTTTTAAACATGTTGATTTAAACATGAACAAAGGTGATAAAATTGTTGTTTTCTCTAAAGATTCACGTGCTACAACTGCTTTTTATGAAATTTTAAATGGTAAAATGCAAGCGGATGCTGGAACTTTTGATTGGGGAATTACAACTACGCAATCTTATTTACCAACAGATAACCATGCCTTTTTTACCGAAGATTTAACTTTAGTAGATTGGTTACGCCAATGGGCAAAAACCGAAGAAGAACGTGACGAAGTTTATGTACGTGGCTTTTTAGGTAAAATGATTTTCTCGGGCGAAGAAGCACTTAAAAAAGGTTCTGTACTTTCAGGAGGTGAAAAAGTACGTTGTATGATTTCTAGAATGATGATGTTACGCGCTAACGTTTTAATGTTAGATGAGCCAACAAGCCATTTGGATCTAGAATCTATTACAGCATTCAACAACTCGTTAAAAAACTTTAAAGGTTCTGTGTTGTTAACCACGCACGACCACGAATTTGCTCAAACCGTTGGTAACCGTATTGTTGAATTAACTCCTAAAGGAGTAATTGACCGTTACATGACGTTTGATGATTATTTAGATGATCCAAAAATTAAAGAATTACGTCAGCAAATGTATTCTTAA
- the pyrR gene encoding bifunctional pyr operon transcriptional regulator/uracil phosphoribosyltransferase PyrR, with protein sequence MNQKVLLTAKEVDIILHRLACQLVEKHLDFSSTVLIGIQPRGKFLAQRIKSIIEQEYNISDITTGYLDITFFRDDFRRNDKPLEANKTQIDFLVENKKVIFIDDVLYTGRSIRAALTAIQSFGRPSAIELLVLIDRRFSRDLPIQPDYRGRQVDAINDEKVLVHWAENNGADEVLLVNKNN encoded by the coding sequence ATGAATCAAAAAGTACTCCTTACTGCTAAAGAAGTTGATATCATCTTACACCGTTTGGCTTGTCAGTTGGTGGAAAAACATCTAGATTTTTCATCAACCGTTTTAATTGGTATTCAACCCCGTGGTAAGTTTTTAGCACAGCGTATAAAATCAATTATAGAACAAGAATATAATATTTCTGATATTACGACAGGATATTTAGATATTACGTTTTTTAGAGACGATTTTCGTCGCAACGATAAACCTTTAGAAGCCAATAAAACACAAATTGATTTTTTAGTAGAAAATAAAAAAGTCATTTTTATTGATGATGTTTTATATACCGGTCGTAGTATTCGTGCAGCTTTAACTGCAATACAATCTTTCGGACGCCCGTCTGCTATAGAACTTTTGGTTTTAATAGATCGTCGTTTTAGTCGTGATTTACCTATTCAGCCCGATTACCGCGGTCGTCAGGTTGATGCCATAAACGATGAAAAAGTACTTGTACATTGGGCCGAAAACAACGGCGCTGACGAAGTATTACTAGTTAACAAAAACAATTAA
- a CDS encoding NUDIX domain-containing protein → MNTTQLDGFNVRVYAVCVHENKLLTVNEMFNNQWITKLPGGGLEFGEGPLACLKRELLEELNLEIETAEPFYIQEEYFESFVNNNKQIVILYFKVTLKNLETLKIQESNINNVNWIEISEPCKLSLPIDKQMFSYLINLLK, encoded by the coding sequence ATGAATACAACTCAACTTGACGGATTTAATGTTCGCGTATATGCCGTTTGCGTGCATGAAAATAAATTACTAACGGTTAACGAAATGTTTAACAACCAATGGATTACCAAACTGCCTGGTGGTGGTTTAGAATTTGGAGAAGGACCGTTGGCCTGTTTAAAAAGAGAGCTATTAGAAGAATTGAATCTTGAAATTGAAACAGCAGAACCGTTTTATATTCAAGAAGAATATTTTGAATCGTTTGTAAATAACAACAAGCAAATTGTGATATTATATTTTAAAGTAACACTTAAAAATTTAGAAACGTTAAAAATTCAAGAATCTAATATAAATAACGTAAATTGGATTGAAATATCTGAACCTTGTAAATTATCGTTACCGATTGACAAGCAAATGTTTAGCTATTTAATTAATTTATTAAAATAA
- a CDS encoding YbaB/EbfC family nucleoid-associated protein, translated as MFGDLIGMMGKIQEAQKKVEETKQRLNHVLIDEKSSDNLLEVTLTANRTIKAIKIDEALLEDKEQLEDYLILVLNKAIERASQINDTEVAAAAKDGMPNIPGMDMFK; from the coding sequence ATGTTTGGAGATTTAATAGGTATGATGGGTAAAATTCAGGAAGCCCAAAAAAAAGTAGAAGAAACAAAGCAACGTTTAAACCACGTTTTAATTGATGAAAAAAGTTCTGATAACTTATTAGAAGTTACGCTTACAGCAAACAGAACCATAAAAGCTATTAAAATTGATGAAGCTTTGTTAGAAGATAAAGAGCAATTGGAAGATTATTTAATTTTGGTTTTAAATAAAGCAATAGAAAGAGCAAGCCAAATTAATGATACCGAAGTTGCCGCAGCTGCTAAAGACGGCATGCCAAATATACCTGGAATGGATATGTTTAAATAA
- a CDS encoding S9 family peptidase, with translation MTKQVQPPVAKIVPKTLTKHKVKRVDNYYWLNDREDQEVIAYLDQENAYYNQATAHTKAFQKDLFEEMKARIKEDDNSVPYLYNGYYYITRYEKGKDYPIYTRKKGSLDAPEEIMFDCNEMAEGQSYFQLGGLNVSEDNVWCAFAVDTVSRREYTIQVKNLQTGEILPFKLEKTTGGSTWASDNKTLFYTRKDPVTLRSNQIFKHKLGTDVNQDPLVFSEDDETFTTFVYKDKSKKYLVIGSESTLTSEYQILEANNPDGKFRIFQKRNRGLEYNISYFDGKFYIITNKDGATNFKLMVADEGKTDKKHWKEYIPHREDTLLESLEIFKDYMVIEERNNGLSKIWIKPAQGEGYYLPFESETYTAYVGTNPDFNSEILRYGYQSLTTPSSVIDFNMRTHEKEVKKEQEVLGGTFDKNNYVEERVWATATDGTKIPISLVYRKDVKKDGKNPLLQYAYGSYGSSSDPYFSSIRLSLLDRGFIYAIAHIRGGEELGRNWYEDGKLLKKKNTFTDFVDCSKFLIEEKYTSPEHLYAEGGSAGGLLMGVIVNTNPELYNGVIAQVPFVDVVTTMLDDSIPLTTGEYDEWGNPNKKEYFDYMLSYSPIDNVVAQNYPNMYVSTGLHDSQVQYWEPAKWVAKLRANKTDNNVLFLDTNMDAGHGGASGRFEALKEVAKEYSFLFDLEGITE, from the coding sequence ATGACAAAACAAGTTCAACCACCGGTTGCTAAAATAGTTCCTAAAACTTTAACCAAACATAAAGTAAAACGTGTTGATAATTATTATTGGCTAAACGATCGCGAAGATCAAGAAGTAATTGCTTATTTAGATCAAGAAAACGCGTATTACAACCAAGCTACAGCGCATACCAAAGCTTTTCAGAAGGATCTTTTTGAAGAGATGAAAGCACGAATTAAAGAAGATGATAATTCTGTTCCTTATTTATATAACGGCTATTATTACATAACACGATATGAAAAAGGAAAAGATTATCCGATTTACACCCGTAAAAAAGGAAGTTTAGATGCGCCAGAAGAAATTATGTTTGATTGTAATGAAATGGCTGAAGGACAAAGCTATTTTCAGTTAGGTGGTTTAAATGTTTCAGAAGATAATGTTTGGTGTGCTTTTGCGGTTGATACCGTTTCGCGCAGAGAATATACCATTCAGGTTAAAAATTTACAAACGGGCGAAATTTTACCGTTTAAGTTAGAAAAAACCACCGGAGGTTCAACTTGGGCATCCGATAATAAAACGTTGTTTTATACCCGTAAAGATCCGGTTACGTTACGTTCAAATCAAATTTTTAAACACAAATTAGGAACCGATGTAAATCAGGATCCGTTGGTTTTTTCTGAAGATGACGAAACGTTTACCACTTTTGTTTATAAAGATAAATCTAAAAAATATTTGGTTATTGGTTCTGAATCGACCTTAACGTCAGAATATCAAATATTAGAGGCTAATAATCCTGACGGTAAATTTAGAATTTTTCAGAAACGCAACCGCGGTTTAGAATACAACATTAGTTATTTTGATGGTAAATTTTATATTATTACCAATAAAGACGGCGCTACCAATTTTAAATTAATGGTTGCTGATGAAGGTAAAACCGATAAAAAACACTGGAAAGAATACATTCCGCATCGCGAAGATACGTTGTTAGAAAGCCTTGAAATTTTTAAAGATTACATGGTTATTGAAGAACGTAATAACGGATTAAGTAAAATTTGGATAAAACCGGCGCAGGGCGAAGGTTATTATTTACCTTTTGAGTCTGAAACTTATACGGCTTATGTAGGTACTAATCCTGATTTTAATTCAGAAATTTTAAGATACGGTTATCAATCGTTAACTACGCCATCGTCGGTTATCGATTTTAACATGCGCACGCATGAAAAAGAAGTGAAAAAAGAACAAGAAGTTTTGGGCGGTACGTTTGATAAAAACAATTATGTTGAAGAACGTGTTTGGGCAACTGCTACCGATGGTACTAAAATTCCGATTTCGTTAGTTTATCGTAAAGATGTAAAAAAAGATGGTAAAAATCCATTGCTTCAATATGCATACGGATCATACGGATCTTCATCCGATCCTTACTTTTCTTCTATTCGTTTATCTTTATTAGATCGTGGATTTATTTATGCCATTGCACACATTCGAGGAGGTGAAGAATTAGGTAGAAATTGGTATGAAGACGGAAAATTATTGAAAAAGAAAAATACATTTACTGACTTTGTAGATTGTTCTAAGTTTTTAATTGAAGAAAAATATACCTCGCCAGAACATTTATATGCAGAAGGCGGATCGGCAGGTGGTTTATTAATGGGCGTAATTGTAAATACAAATCCAGAATTGTACAACGGAGTAATTGCTCAGGTACCTTTTGTAGATGTGGTTACAACCATGTTAGACGATTCTATTCCGTTAACTACTGGAGAATATGACGAGTGGGGGAATCCTAATAAAAAAGAATATTTTGATTATATGCTTTCGTACTCGCCAATAGATAATGTTGTTGCTCAAAATTATCCAAATATGTACGTTTCTACTGGGCTGCACGATTCGCAAGTACAATATTGGGAACCTGCAAAATGGGTAGCAAAATTACGCGCGAATAAAACAGATAATAATGTATTATTTTTAGACACAAATATGGATGCAGGCCACGGTGGTGCATCCGGAAGGTTTGAAGCTTTAAAAGAAGTAGCTAAAGAATATAGCTTTTTGTTCGATCTAGAAGGCATAACCGAATAA
- a CDS encoding ribonuclease Z, whose translation MKLHILGCTAATPRTLANPTAQVLETKRHMFLIDCGEGTQVQLRRQKLRFARINHIFISHLHGDHFFGLIGLISTFMLLGRTEDLHIFGPKGIKEIILLQLKLGNSYTAYKLYFHELESKETEVLFEDDRIKISTIPLAHRIYTNGFLFQEKETEYKLNIPVLEDLKIPVVYYPKLKQGGDIVVDDLIYRNADLTFGPLPQKSYAFCSDTKYYEAIVPIIANCTALYHESTFLEKDAALAAKTGHSTAKEAAKIAQLANAKQLILGHFSSRYNNTDWFKQEAITIFPAVTIAYDGLTIEF comes from the coding sequence ATGAAATTACATATTTTAGGTTGCACGGCTGCAACGCCCAGAACCTTAGCCAACCCAACTGCACAAGTTCTAGAAACCAAGCGCCATATGTTTTTAATAGATTGTGGCGAAGGAACACAGGTGCAATTACGCCGTCAAAAATTACGTTTTGCGCGCATCAATCATATTTTTATATCGCATCTTCACGGCGATCATTTTTTTGGCTTAATTGGCTTAATTTCAACTTTTATGCTTTTAGGGCGAACCGAAGATTTACATATTTTTGGTCCAAAAGGCATAAAAGAAATTATTTTATTGCAGTTAAAATTAGGTAATTCGTACACGGCATATAAACTTTATTTTCACGAATTAGAAAGTAAAGAAACTGAAGTTTTGTTTGAAGATGATCGTATTAAAATTTCAACCATTCCTTTAGCTCACCGTATTTATACTAACGGATTTTTATTTCAGGAAAAAGAAACGGAATACAAATTAAATATTCCGGTTTTAGAAGATTTAAAAATTCCGGTGGTTTATTATCCTAAATTAAAACAAGGCGGCGATATTGTGGTTGATGATTTAATTTACCGCAATGCCGATTTAACTTTTGGTCCTTTACCACAAAAATCGTACGCGTTTTGTTCTGATACCAAATATTACGAAGCTATTGTTCCGATAATAGCCAATTGTACTGCCTTATATCACGAGTCAACCTTTTTAGAAAAGGATGCGGCTTTAGCTGCTAAAACGGGCCATTCAACTGCGAAAGAAGCTGCCAAAATTGCTCAATTAGCTAATGCTAAGCAATTAATATTGGGTCATTTTTCTTCTCGTTACAACAATACCGATTGGTTTAAGCAAGAAGCTATTACCATATTTCCGGCGGTTACCATTGCTTATGACGGGTTAACAATTGAATTTTAA